From the genome of Sphingobacterium sp. UGAL515B_05:
AAAATCATCATTTTGTATTTATCCAGATTGGATCGGTTTACTTTACGTTCTGCAAACTTCAGCGTGCCGACGTTCAATGCGTAAAACTGTTCGGCCTTGGCCAAGAGATCATCAATATCGACGCGGTATTCTTCGGGTACAGCGTCCGAATTGGGGTCATTCTTCCCATAGCTTGCCCCCCAGAACACGATAAAATGCTCCGACTGACGGCTGCGCGAATAGGACCATTTGCTCCCTTTATCGTTATAATCCATCCCTTCAAATTCCTTGGGCTTATAAATCTTCAAAGAATCTGTCCCCACAGTTACGGGCGGCGTGGTGACCTCTTCCTCTATAGGAAGTTCCACTTTTTTGCTGCATCCCTGCGAAAGGAATACAAGTGCTGAAAACAGTGTCAGCAGAACTTTATGCAATACTATACTTTTCATCATTTGCGCTTTTAATAGGTAGAGATCAGCTATGTGTGACAGTCAAAAAACGGAAGCGAACGGTATAGGTACCACTTCGGTAGAATTTGATGGTCGATACCGGGTTAAGATTACGTCCCAGCGTAGTCGCCGTACCGACAATACGGTAATAAGAAATGGGATCGCCCGACCAAAATTCTGTACCTACATAAGTACCGTTCATGATCGGATACACCAGCCCTGAAACATCTGGATAGCGATACACCAACCCCGTATCGGTAACTTCCTCCGGATAGTAAGGCGACCAATTTTTGAATGTCGGCCGGTCGCCACGCTTGATGACCTCGCCTTTTTTAGGATTGAAGGGCTTGCCGTTTTTATCTTCCCATTGATATACAATTTTGTTTTCTCCTTCCGGCTGATGTTCCACAACAATCTCATAGTCTGTATACGGTAGAAAATTGGATTCGGCACCGTAGTCCGAACTCGTGCACGACTTAAATAAAATATCTTCCTTCTTGGCACCGATAACATTAAAATCGAGGATGTTCTTAAATTTTTTCTGTCCGGCGATATTGCTCACCTCCACATCTATGGTGTACTGCCCCGGGGTCACAAATTGCGTCGCCTGTGTAAAACCCACGCGGCCACCGGTCGCATTGACCATCATCGGCGGATATTTCGCCTTGCCGATTTTGGCCTTCAACAGCTCCAGGGTTGTATCCCGCCAGGTGACTTCAGCCAGGTAGGTCGATATTTCATGTTCTTTTGAAAATTCTGTTGAGAGCTCGCCGGTTTCCTTGTTCCGTACCGCAACCAGATTGACGGTTAGCGGGGTTGTGCTTCCATTGGCAACAATGGCATCCGTGTACACCACCGTCCCCTGGTTGACTTGCAGATTCTCCACATTATAGCGTAAATTTTCACTTAAATAACCTATTTGGTCACTTTTGCAGGAATCCAATAGTCCTAGGGATAAACCTGCTAAGCCGATTATAAAACTTCGTTTTTTCATCTGTTTTATTTTTTCATTTGTAATGAAGCTATCCGGTTGATTCGGTATTGCAACCGAATCAATCCCGCTAGTTTCATATTTATTTGATCTTAACATTGAACACAAAAACAGCATTCAAATCACCCTTTGTCTTTGATTTGTACACGAGCGATTGTCGAACAGTATAGGTACTACCCACCGTTGTTTGCCCTGGATATTGCAAAATATTGAAGGTCATCGTTGAAGTTGCCAGCTCAGATACAATGCGAGCATCGGCACCCCATGAACAGGTCTGTCCTTTGGTATCGAACCAGTGCCCGGGGGCGTTGGCAGTACTGTTTGCATTTAAGCTACCATCGGGCTGTACCGCGTAGTAGGTGATATCCTTACCTACCAGCGCCGGTATTGCACCGCTCTCCACGCCATAAAAGCGGGCTAAACGCGGAAGCATGACGTCTACGGTCGTGCCCGTATATCCCGCTGCATCATATTTAATGCTCAGGTCGTAGGTAAAGGTAAGCGTAGAACCGTTTTCCACGATTTTAGGCCCCGTCAGGAGGCGCGGCACAAAATCCCCTATAAACGTATGTGTATTGGCCAATACGTTCAGCATGGTTCCTGAGGCCGTTTTGATCCCCGTTGTCTGACAATAGATGCGCATGTCGGCCTGATCATCTTCTTTGACGGTCACAATACCATCGGGGCTGATCTGATCGGCCTCGCCACGCACTTTCACATAATATAGATAATAAACGGGCTGCGAGGACCAGGCTGCTTTGGGCTGCTTTTGTCTATGGTAAACAAATCCACCCACATTGGCCGCATTGCTGATCGTCGTATACGCTGTGCTGGCTGTTTCCAAATTGTAAGCTGCATCATTATAGATGTATGCCCTCACCGAATCTACGGGTATTTCGTTCAGAAACTGGTCAAAAGAATACTGTGCATTTTCATCCACATACTTCACCGAGTCTACTTTCTGTTTATAATAGCGGTTGACCGAATAATCCGACGGTGCCCAAAAGGTTTTCGCCTTGTTGATTTCATCTTTGAGTTTAAAATGGTCAATCACCAGCAGCAAGGTGTCAAACATCCCATTGGGATGAGCCGCCAGATAATCGTAAGTAGACAGATTGACTTCGGCTACATGGAGGCCGTCATCCGTCAGATAAGCCGCTTTCTTGCAACCGATCACGGTAAGTCCAAAAGCCAGCAGCAACGCAAATCGATATAAGGTTTTCATTTTTTTCAGGTTTAGTGGTTTACATGTTGACAGTTCCCCAGTATGGTGTCTGATTCAGCAGCGGATTGGTTGACAACAACGATGGGTCAAATGGCCAAAGGTATTTCTTCGCGTTAAATTGCGACTGGTTCATTTTGCCTTCCGGAAATTTATAGACATTGAAGTGTTTATACAACCGCACGAGATCGTAATAGCGATGACCTTCCAGAAACAGTTCGCGCGCTCTTTCACTAAAGATGGCCTCGATGAGCGGTTCCTCGTTCGTGTAGGCAGGCAATCCAGCTTGCGTCCGGATTTCATTTAAAATGGTTTCTGCCGAACTTGTCTTACCGATCGCTGCCAAGCCCTCTGCCATAAGCAGCTTAATATCAGAATAGCGAAACATGATGATGTTATTTTTAAATATCGCATTGGCATTTGAGGCATTACTCGAGAACTTCACATTCGCATATTTTGTACATAGTGCATAGTTACCGTTATAGTCAATATCAAACACACTTTTAAATCGTTTATCGTTGCTGTCTTTAAAGAGCGTTTTAATATAATCCTGGCTGATTCTTAAAATTGGATCTGTTAAAGACCGAAAATAAGGACCGGCTAGCGAAAAGTATCCTATCCCCAAGTTTGTGCCTTCGTTTTCACCATTTTGGGAGATTTCAAAAATACCTTCATTGGATTTTCCCTGATAAATACTGCGGTAGTTCAGACTATCCCTTCCCACAAAGGAATACTCGCCGCTTTCCAGTACCGATTTGGCCGCCTCGATGCAGTCGGCATATTCGCCGCGCCAGGCACTCAGATGTGCCTGCAGGGCAAGTGCTGCTCCGATATTCGCACGCAAGGCAAAATCATTCTGGTCAATATTATTCCATTTCAATAAGGTCAGTGCTTTGGATAGATCTGCCTGGCTCTGATCCAACACATCACTCTCTTTACTTGCTGGGAGATTTACAGCATCGATGGGCACCACAGATGCTGTGATAATTGGCACTGTTCCCCATACTCTCGCCATATAGAAATAGGCAAATGCTCGCACAAAGTAAGCTTCGCCGATATAGTAATCCCTGGTCGATACATTGTCAAAGGCATTTTCATCCATTTTAGGGAGCTTTTGAATCACGCGGTTGGCCTGGTCTATGGCCTGATAGAAGACATCATAGCGTCGCAGCTGATACGCGGGCCGCCAAGTTTCCGAAGCTGCTACAGCCGTGTTGAGCTGCATATTGACAATTGGATTAAAGTCGGTGTTGGTCGAAGAAGTAATTTCGTCCGTTAGCAAATCGCCATAGGCATAGTAGGCCATACCGCTGGCTTGATTTAGGGCCTTGCGCAGCAGCGCATACATGGCGTTGGTTGCACTATTGGCATCTTCCTGCGTTTTCCAGAAGTTCTCGTCGGTTGCCGAACTGACAGGCTCAATGTCCAGAAACTTGGAGCAGCCTGAAGCGAGATACATAAAAGCACT
Proteins encoded in this window:
- a CDS encoding DUF4859 domain-containing protein; the encoded protein is MKTLYRFALLLAFGLTVIGCKKAAYLTDDGLHVAEVNLSTYDYLAAHPNGMFDTLLLVIDHFKLKDEINKAKTFWAPSDYSVNRYYKQKVDSVKYVDENAQYSFDQFLNEIPVDSVRAYIYNDAAYNLETASTAYTTISNAANVGGFVYHRQKQPKAAWSSQPVYYLYYVKVRGEADQISPDGIVTVKEDDQADMRIYCQTTGIKTASGTMLNVLANTHTFIGDFVPRLLTGPKIVENGSTLTFTYDLSIKYDAAGYTGTTVDVMLPRLARFYGVESGAIPALVGKDITYYAVQPDGSLNANSTANAPGHWFDTKGQTCSWGADARIVSELATSTMTFNILQYPGQTTVGSTYTVRQSLVYKSKTKGDLNAVFVFNVKIK
- a CDS encoding RagB/SusD family nutrient uptake outer membrane protein — protein: MKRKILFLMLSAFMYLASGCSKFLDIEPVSSATDENFWKTQEDANSATNAMYALLRKALNQASGMAYYAYGDLLTDEITSSTNTDFNPIVNMQLNTAVAASETWRPAYQLRRYDVFYQAIDQANRVIQKLPKMDENAFDNVSTRDYYIGEAYFVRAFAYFYMARVWGTVPIITASVVPIDAVNLPASKESDVLDQSQADLSKALTLLKWNNIDQNDFALRANIGAALALQAHLSAWRGEYADCIEAAKSVLESGEYSFVGRDSLNYRSIYQGKSNEGIFEISQNGENEGTNLGIGYFSLAGPYFRSLTDPILRISQDYIKTLFKDSNDKRFKSVFDIDYNGNYALCTKYANVKFSSNASNANAIFKNNIIMFRYSDIKLLMAEGLAAIGKTSSAETILNEIRTQAGLPAYTNEEPLIEAIFSERARELFLEGHRYYDLVRLYKHFNVYKFPEGKMNQSQFNAKKYLWPFDPSLLSTNPLLNQTPYWGTVNM